Proteins encoded by one window of Sus scrofa isolate TJ Tabasco breed Duroc chromosome 12, Sscrofa11.1, whole genome shotgun sequence:
- the SRSF1 gene encoding serine/arginine-rich splicing factor 1: MSGGGVIRGPAGNNDCRIYVGNLPPDIRTKDIEDVFYKYGAIRDIDLKNRRGGPPFAFVEFEDPRDAEDAVYGRDGYDYDGYRLRVEFPRSGRGTGRGGGGGGGGGAPRGRYGPPSRRSENRVVVSGLPPSGSWQDLKDHMREAGDVCYADVYRDGTGVVEFVRKEDMTYAVRKLDNTKFRSHEGETAYIRVKVDGPRSPSYGRSRSRSRSRSRSRSRSNSRSRSYSPRRSRGSPRYSPRHSRSRSRT; encoded by the exons ATGTCGGGAGGTGGTGTGATCCGTGGCCCGGCAGGGAACAACGATTGCCGCATCTACGTGGGTAACTTACCTCCAGACATCCGAACCAAGGACATTGAGGACGTGTTCTACAAATACGGTGCTATCCGCGACATCGACCTGAAGAATCGCCGCGGAGGACCGCCCTTCGCCTTCGTTGAGTTCGAGGACCCGCG AGACGCAGAAGACGCGGTGTATGGTCGCGACGGCTATGATTACGATGGATACCGTCTGCGGGTGGAGTTTCCTCGAAGCGGCCGTGGTACCGGCCGAGGCGGCGGCGGGGGTGGTGGCGGCGGGGCTCCCCGAGGGCGCTATGGCCCCCCATCCAGGCGTTCTGAAAACAGAGTGGTTGTCTCTG GACTGCCTCCAAGTGGAAGCTGGCAGGATTTGAAGGATCACATGCGTGAAGCAGGTGATGTATGTTATGCTGATGTTTACCGAGATGGCACTGGTGTCGTGGAGTTTGTACGGAAAGAAGATATGACCTATGCAGTTCGAAAACTGGATAACACTAAGTTTAGATCTCATGAG GGAGAAACTGCCTACATCCGGGTTAAAGTTGATGGGCCCAGAAGTCCAAGTTATGGAAGATCTCGATCTCGAAGCCGTAGTCGTAGCAGAAGCCGTAGCAGAAGCAACAGCAGGAGTCGCAGTTATTCCCCAAGGAGAAGCAGAGGATCACCACGCTATTCTCCCCGTCATAGCAGATCTCGCTCTCGTACATAA